In a single window of the Raphanus sativus cultivar WK10039 chromosome 9, ASM80110v3, whole genome shotgun sequence genome:
- the LOC108826504 gene encoding pumilio homolog 18-like — protein sequence MAPMSHNNPFSMPTLFDALERIRLSEETSARLSKLYNLMTSEECVSQFREIISKEDDPEALPKLVSLLTSDSDYFMEVVRNKHGSKRVQMLLGISDDVDALFYESILRRFLDIMTDKYACHVAIRAMLVFDTMEKFMMYNHVLYYALRMACTQYGCIALNEVITDVGDPRYRKLLVDFVACNAVCLSNDPSGNFVVQHVLTLNDSRCTHNVAIGLFGHCVDLSFKKYGSYIVEKLLEAEESMDVVVVELLDCEGDRLARLARNEIGNFVVLKALRVTHAVDRSGLFGDLVRKLMPIRHLLVRSHGSNIAKFLESCSLTTRRSD from the coding sequence ATGGCGCCGATGAGTCATAATAATCCCTTCTCGATGCCGACCTTGTTCGATGCTTTAGAGCGTATCCGTCTCTCAGAAGAAACCTCCGCGCGTTTAAGTAAACTATACAACCTAATGACTAGCGAGGAATGTGTGTCCCAGTTTAGAGAGATTATCTCAAAGGAAGATGACCCAGAAGCTCTTCCCAAGTTGGTCTCGTTGCTGACGTCAGACTCCGATTACTTCATGGAGGTTGTCAGAAACAAGCACGGTTCGAAACGCGTGCAGATGCTCCTAGGAATATCAGACGACGTGGACGCGCTCTTCTACGAGTCTATCTTGCGCCGGTTTCTCGACATCATGACGGACAAGTACGCATGCCACGTGGCGATACGAGCTATGCTCGTTTTCGACACCATGGAGAAATTTATGATGTACAATCACGTCCTCTATTACGCCCTCCGCATGGCGTGTACTCAGTACGGTTGCATCGCGCTCAACGAGGTTATAACCGATGTGGGTGATCCTCGCTACAGAAAGCTTCTAGTAGACTTCGTTGCATGCAACGCTGTCTGCCTAAGCAACGATCCTTCAGGGAACTTTGTGGTCCAACACGTGCTTACGCTGAACGACTCGCGTTGCACGCATAACGTAGCGATCGGTCTTTTTGGTCATTGTGTTGATCTGTCGTTTAAGAAGTATGGGAGCTACATCGTGGAGAAGCTTCTGGAGGCAGAGGAGTCGATGGATGTGGTGGTTGTGGAGCTTTTGGACTGCGAAGGAGACAGGTTGGCGAGGCTGGCGAGGAATGAGATTGGGAATTTCGTGGTGCTCAAGGCACTGAGAGTCACGCATGCTGTGGATAGGTCCGGTCTGTTTGGAGATTTGGTGCGGAAGCTGATGCCGATTCGCCACCTTTTGGTTAGGTCTCATGGAAGCAATATTGCAAAGTTCTTGGAGTCATGTTCTTTAACTACAAGACGCTCAGATTAG